A section of the Apodemus sylvaticus chromosome 10, mApoSyl1.1, whole genome shotgun sequence genome encodes:
- the Omg gene encoding oligodendrocyte-myelin glycoprotein produces MEYQILKMSSCLFILLFLTPGILCICPLQCLCTERHRHVDCSGRNLTTLPLGLQENIIHLNLSYNHFTDLHNQLTPYTNLRTLDISSNRLESLPAQLPRSLWNMSAANNNIKLLDKSDTAYQWNLKYLDVSKNMLEKVVLIKNTLRSLEVLNLSSNKLWTVPTNMPSKLHIVDLSNNSLTQILPGTLINLTNLTHLYLHNNKFTFIPDQSFDQLLQLQEITLHNNRWSCDHKQNITYLLKWMMETKAHVIGTPCSKQVSSLKEQSMYPTPPGFTSSLFTVSEMQTVDTITSLSMVTQPKVTKIPKQYRGKETTFGVTPSTDTTFSSIDRALVPYQEDTPTEMTNSHEAAAATLTIHLQDGMSSNASFTSATKSSPTPVTLSITSGMPNNFSEMPQQSTTLNLRREETTANVKTQPPSAASAWQVNTSLLLMLNAVVMLAG; encoded by the coding sequence ATGGAATATCAGATATTGAAAATGTCTTCCTGCCTgttcatccttctgtttctcacgCCTGGCATTTTATGCATTTGTCCTCTCCAATGTCTATGCACAGAGAGGCACAGGCATGTGGACTGTTCAGGCAGAAACTTGACTACATTACCACTTGGACTGCAAGAGAACATTATACATTTAAACCTGTCTTATAACCACTTTACTGATCTGCATAACCAGTTAACCCCATATACCAATCTGAGGACCCTGGATATTTCAAGCAACAGGCTTGAAAGTCTGCCTGCTCAGTTACCTCGGTCTCTCTGGAACATGTCTGCTGCTAACAACAATATTAAACTTCTTGACAAATCTGATACTGCTTACCAGTGGAATCTTAAATACCTGGATGTTTCTAAGAATATGTTGGAAAAGGTTGTTCTCATTAAAAATACCCTAAGAAGTCTTGAGGTTCTTAATCTCAGCAGTAACAAACTTTGGACAGTTCCAACCAACATGCCTTCCAAACTACATATTGTGGACCTGTCTAATAATTCACTGACACAAATCCTTCCAGGGACATTAATAAACCTGACAAATCTCACACATCTTTACCTGCACAACAATAAATTCACATTCATTCCAGACCAGTCTTTTGACCAGCTCTTGCAGCTACAAGAGATAACTCTTCATAATAACAGGTGGTCATGTGACCATAAACAAAACATTACTTACTTATTAAAGTGGATGATGGAAACAAAAGCCCATGTGATAGGGACTCCTTGTTCTAAGCAAGTATCTTCTCTGAAGGAACAGAGCATGTACCCCACACCTCCCGGATTTACTTCAAGCTTATTTACTGTGAGTGAGATGCAGACAGTGGACACTATCACCTCTCTGAGTATGGTAACTCAACCCAAAGTGACCAAAATACCCAAACAATATCGAGGAAAGGAAACCACATTTGGTGTCACCCCAAGCACAGACACCACTTTTAGTAGCATTGATAGGGCTTTGGTGCCCTACCAGGAAGACACACCCACAGAAATGACCAATTCACATGAAGCAGCAGCTGCAACTCTAACTATTCACCTCCAGGATGGAATGAGTTCAAATGCAAGCTTCACCAGTGCAACAAAATCATCCCCCACACCTGTGACCCTCAGTATAACTAGTGGCATGCCAAATAATTTCTCTGAAATGCCTCAACAAAGCACAACCCTTAACTTACGGAGGGAAGAAACAACTGCAAACGTAAAGACTCAGCCACCTTCCGCGGCTAGCGCTTGGCAAGTCAACACCTCACTCCTTCTAATGCTCAATGCTGTGGTCATGTTGGCAGGCTGA